Proteins from one Tistrella bauzanensis genomic window:
- a CDS encoding GntR family transcriptional regulator: MTTRDPAYLKAKTYLLDGLDDGRWKPGDKLPSERDLARLLVLDRNLVRHALMSLEGEGLVMRLDRRGWFATPPRLAFDPGAHVNFARAARDQGRVPSWASLDHGMVPLPGPEARMMGLVAGSMALRTLAWGALDGVRVYVEETFYAPRLGPAGAGAADAGRADTWRAGPDATTDWQDRPTTELWMTEFGITPVQKHLLVRPVRLAGDVLDILGLAPGAPGVYIRRIKTDGAGAVIEIDHEYWRFDAVEFRM, encoded by the coding sequence ATGACCACACGCGACCCTGCCTATCTGAAGGCCAAGACCTATCTGCTCGACGGGCTGGATGATGGCCGCTGGAAGCCGGGGGACAAGCTGCCCTCGGAACGGGATCTCGCGCGGTTGCTGGTGCTGGACCGCAATCTGGTGCGCCATGCGTTGATGTCGCTGGAAGGCGAGGGGCTGGTGATGCGGCTGGATCGGCGCGGCTGGTTCGCCACCCCGCCACGGCTCGCCTTCGATCCGGGCGCCCATGTCAATTTCGCCCGCGCCGCCCGCGATCAGGGCCGGGTGCCGAGCTGGGCGTCGCTCGATCATGGTATGGTGCCGCTGCCCGGCCCCGAGGCCCGGATGATGGGGCTGGTCGCCGGCTCCATGGCGTTGCGCACCCTGGCCTGGGGGGCGCTCGACGGCGTGCGGGTGTATGTCGAGGAAACCTTCTACGCCCCCCGGCTCGGCCCCGCCGGTGCGGGTGCCGCCGATGCCGGGCGTGCCGATACCTGGCGTGCTGGCCCGGACGCCACCACCGACTGGCAGGACCGCCCGACCACCGAGTTGTGGATGACCGAATTCGGCATCACTCCGGTGCAGAAACATCTGCTGGTCCGCCCGGTGCGGTTGGCGGGTGATGTGCTGGACATCCTGGGGCTGGCCCCCGGCGCGCCGGGGGTCTATATCCGCCGGATCAAGACCGACGGCGCCGGCGCCGTGATCGAGATCGATCATGAATACTGGCGGTTCGACGCGGTCGAATTCAGAATGTGA